The Candidatus Aegiribacteria sp. genome includes the window GAGATGATACAGTGAGATCAGGATACGCGAGAACAACCTGGAATATCGATGAGTCGGGCTGCAATCCGAGATTTGCCGCTGCAACCCGTGCAAGCAGATCATATGTTCCGGGTTGATCCGGAGTCTCTATCGTGAATGTATCCACACTCACAGCGTTTCTGTAAACAAGGTTACCCATATATCGCGGAACTGATACTTCTCCGCTGAAGCCAGATGGAGCTTCAATACTGCCCCATGTTCCGACCGCGATGTATCCTCCGTCATTTTTCACACTGAGAGGAAGTCTCAGTTCAGCTCCGGGGGCTGCGTATATGGTTGTATCCACAGGTGACAGAACTCTTACATCCGGGGTTCTGGAATAAGTGTACACCACAAGTGAATAATCTTCCTCTTCAAATGGATTTCCAGGATCCGACCAGCTTTCAGCAACTATTCTTGCTCTCCAGGCACCGGATTGTGGATTTTCAATACATATTTTCTCCAGTGGACTCTCGCCTGTTACACCTGCCGGAAGTGTGTAGTTATAAGTGACTTCGTCAGGTGATATCAGTGAGAAATCAAGGTCATTACCTATGGAAGCTCCTGGAACATCGCTGTATGCCATTGCACTGGATAGCGAAAGGGTAGTTGATGGAATGTAGAATGTCCATTCCCTGTACAATTGACCTTCAATATATGTTTCGTAAACCCAGAGAACCCGATCGACTTCCTCCGAGAAATAAACACCGGGAAGATGGAAAGCATCAAGAAGTCCATATCCGTATCCTGTGGTCGCGTATCCGCTGAGAGGAGAACCGGTGTTACCGGCAAGAGGAATGGAGCTTGCTGCGAGAAGAGCAGCAATATCCTCGGGATGTACAAGATCCCCATATTTCTCAAAACAAAGCGCAATCGCTCCTGATACGTGCGCAGCGGCCATACTTGTACCAGCTCTTCGCGTATAGGATGATACACCGGGCCATCTGTTCTCCGGATCATCCAGCCACTGACCATTATACATCGCGTTTGTAGATACGACTCCGTCCAACATTGTGGAACCGGAAAACTCGCCACCCGGGGCAAGTATATCAGGCTTGAGCCGCTGATCTCCCTGTGTTGGTCCCTGGCTGCTGTAAGCGGCGAGGTAACAGTTGCCGTCCTCGTCAGGTATGTAGGTGACCGCTCCTACTGTAATGCAATTCTTCGCATTGCCGGGTGATGTAATTGTTCCCGATCCGCCCTGATTTCCGGCTGAGAACACAAGCACCATATCCCTGTCATTGACCCATGTATCTACTATTTCACAGAATTCATCATATCCTGAAGAAGTGAATCCCCAGGAATTATTGATTATTTCACATCCTGCCGTCTGGAATTGACTGAAGAAACCGTCAAGCTGTGAGGGAGTCATTCCGGATGGGCGCTCGAGTACAAAAAGAGAACCGTTGTAAGCGGCACCTCTTCCATTGAACTCGCATCCCAGAGATACCTGTCCGCGAGATGAAATAACGCCGCAGACAGCTGTTCCGTGTCCATCCTGATCAGGAGGACCGGAAATAACCGCTGGAGAAAGGTCAGGGTGTTCGCTCCAGACTCCGGTATCAAGTACACCTACTATGGTTCCCTCACCCTGATAGTATTCCCATACGTTAGGACAACCGATAAGACGCCTGCTGTCATCAGCTCTGAATTGCGCGCTTTCCGGATTAGATCGAATTTCCCATGAGACTTCAACTACTCCGGGAAACTCGCAGAGGTTCTTAAAATCGGTTGAAGCACCCGGAACACGAGCCAGATCCTGACGGATCCATTCTCCTCCTGCGGGTAGTCTTTCTCCAAGGATTCTCAGGAGGAAGTACCCCGACCAGTTGGACGGTTCTTGATCATTGCTGTAATGAGCAGTATTCCAGGGTTTTATTGATCGAATAAATTCAGACGACCGCAACAGATCAATATCCGGTTCACCGGTCACAATAGCAGCAAATATATCGTTTTCGGGAGACCAGCCTGCAGGCCAGAAACCGCTTCGATCAAGAATCGACAGATTCGCCGGTGTGAGCGGCTGCCATACCCTGATCTCGACAATTGAAAAAAGATTAAGCTGTGATAAAACTGGTGCACCCTCAAGAACTCCTGAACCTGATAACAGCTGTTCATAACCGGAATCATACAGAAGCAATTCCCGCTGTCTTTTATCAGTATCCAGCTCTGAAAGATATTGGAGTATTCCAGCCGGTGAAGCACCCTGTTGAGGCGCACTGCCAAAAAACGCCAATAACGTCATTAAAACAACAATCGGATGAATGACTTCGTCTCCCTTCACACCCCTCACCGTAGGCATACGACATTACCGTGGTCAATGTCAAGCTTATCATTTTATTTTGGAATTGTAAAAGTCTTCTACCAAATATGATATGGTATCCGGAAGTACTCTCGAATGGACATGCTATCTGTTGCGTTTCCAGGCCTTAACTGTGTTTGAAAGCAAAAATGCGATTGTCAGTGGACCAACACCGCCTGGAACAGGCGTTATGGCTCCGCAGATATCCTTCACCTGTTCAAAATCAACATCTCCCCGGAGTCCTTCAGATGTACGGGTGATCCCCACATCGATAAGTGTGGATCCAGGTTTGACAAATTCAGAGTTTATGAAGTGTGGTTTTCCAACAGCTGCGATCAGAATATCGGCCTGTCTGCACAGACCTGGCAGGTCCGGAGTATGCGAATGCGCGATAGTAACGGTTGCGTGCTCGCGAAGCAGAAGAGCTGCCATAGGCTTTCCTACAATATTGCTTCTGCCCACGATAACGGCATTGACTCCGTCAATCTGAATTTCACTGTGTTTCAGAAGAGCAATTATTCCAACAGGAGTGCAGGGGAAGAGTCCATCTTCTCCGCGCCAGAGTCTTCCAACATTTACCGGATGAAATCCATCCACATCTTTAGATGAGAGAATTGACGAAGCAACCTTTTCATCCGAGATGTGTTCCGGAAGAGGAAGCTGACAGAGAATTCCATCGATGGATGAATCCTGATTAAGGTTTTCAATTTCACGTAAAAGCTCGTTCTGGGTAACTGCTTCATCCAGATGGACAATCCTGCTGATGAGTCCGGCTTTCTCGCATGCTTTTTTCTTCATGGAGACGTATACCTGGCTTGCAGGATTATCTCCAACGATAATGACGGCCAGCCCTGGAGGCCGACCGTCAATCTGTGATATCTCTTCAGCCAGATTTTTCCGTACCGTTTTCGCAAATGCCTTTCCGGAAAGAATCATGGATATCCCTTTATCCTTTACTAATCGTCTTGATCTCTATTCTTGTGTAATCCTGGCGATGTCCCTGGGTTCTCTCGTAACCTTTTCGCCTTTTTCTCTTGTAGACGATTATCTTCCCGCCTCTTCCATGTTCAAGGACATTCGCTTCAACAGACGCATCTTTCACTACCGGAGTTCCAATTTCAATATCGGAATCCTCCGCAAGCAGAAGAACTTTATCCAGTTTGACAGTACTTCCTTCTTCAGAATTAATCTTTGGGACATTCAGCTTCATTCCAGGTTCTACCCTGAACTGCAGCCCTCCTGTCTCTATAATCGCGTACAACTATCCACCTCCATTATTATTTACCATTGTTACCCGCGGGAAATTAGGATTTCTCTGAATGCCCGTAGAGTTCAGTGATTTCTTCATGCATGTCAATTGAGTAGACCCTGAATTCATCCACCCGTATTTGATTATCCTCTCGAAACTCAATACCCAGCTGAGAAATGGACGCTATATGATCCATCCTCTTCCCATCATTCTCGTGAAGATAGGCTGCAATGTCAGGGTGTACTGAGATTACCAGGTTCTTGTGCTTCTTCTTCATCGATGCCCGTTCAATAAAACGTTCAAGCTGGGTTGCAGTTGACACAATCGACAACACTCTTCCGGTACCACCGCAATTCGAACAGGGTTCGGACAGTGACTGGAAGACACTGGGTCTGACTCTTTTTCTCGTCATTTCAACGAGTCCGAGAGAACTGACCTGGCATGTTTTCGTAGGGGAACGATCCCTCCCTAATTCACTTCGGAGGGTGTTCAGTACTTTATCTCTGTGTTCTGCTATATCCATATCAATGAAATCAATTACGATTATTCCACCTAAATCTCGCAGACGAAGCTGCCTCGCGACTTCCCGCGCGGCTTCCATGTTTGTCTTGAGAATGGTGTTTTCCTGTTTTTTTCTACCTACATATCTTTTTGTATTCACATCAATTGCTACGAGTGCTTCAGTGTGTTCAATAACAAGTGATCCCCCGCTTTTCAACGGAACTTCACGAGCCATGATTCCAGTTATTTCCTGCTCAATATTGAAATGATCATAGATGGGATTCTTCCCCCGGTAGTATTTCACTTTCCCCATCATACTGTTAGCGAATGTCTTCAAATATTTTCTGGCATCTCTGGCAACCTGTTTTGAATCAGTTACAATAGAATTCGTATCCGAAGTGACAAGATCCCGCATGGTCATCGTAATAACATCGTGTTCCTGGTGGAGAAGCGCCGGAGCCTTGCTCTTGAGAGCTAACTGACCAACTTCACGCCATCGGTCAATTATCCTGCTCATATCCGACCGGAATGCTTTCTCGTCATGCGAAATCCCGGCCGTTCTTGCGATGATTCCATATCCGGGTATTATAACACTGGACACAATCTTTCTCAGGCGCCCTCTTTCACGTCTGTCAGTGATTTTTCTGGATACTCCTGTGACAGATTCACCAGGCATGCTTACTATGTATCTTCCGGCTATGGAAATCCTGGTGCTGACTCTGGCTCCCTTTGTTCCTATAGGTTCTTTGGTTACCTGAACAAGGATATCCTGCCCTTTCCTGAGAACCTTCTCAATGGAATCATTCACTTCTTTCGTAACCAGAGGAGTACCGCTTGCAAGGGATTTCGCAAATTTCCCGGTGTCGGTTGCGCTTGTTCTAATATCACTGACATGAAGGAAAGCGCTTCGTTCCATTCCTATATCGACGAAAGCCGCCTGCATGCCGGGAAGGACAGCGTTAACCTTCCCAAGGTAGACATTTCCTACCTGCCTTCGTTCGTTACCACCTTCAACTATGAGCTCCATGAGTTTCTCATCCTCAAGAATTGCAATTCTCGTAACTTCGGGATGAGAGTTAATTATGAAATCAATTTTCAAAAAATATCTTCTCCAGATCTTTACTATGACTTCTCAATAATTTTCTGTCATCGAGAGTCACGTATACATTCGTTCGTCGAATTCGAGCAGGAGAATCAAGAATCCGGTTCAATAATAAGTCCGGACGTGATTCCTTACTGCCTGTTACTGTTACCAGTTCAACGAAACAATTATTCTTTACTTCTGCGCTCAGAACAGGATCCATTTCCTGCAGAGAGGCAGCGATTTTACTCGCAATGTCAGGAGTCCATTCCATATCTCCCGACTGTGCGACATATCCAGCCGCAACCGTATTCGCATCCGGATCAGAATCACTGATCCGGATAAACCATATTTCTTCTATCCTGAATCCATCAGGGAGTACTCGTTCAAGAAGCTTGCGAGGTTCCTCAAGGGGTTTCTCTTCAAGCTGTATATCAACATACTCGGCAACGCTCTCCATACCAAGAGGAAGAGCTGATCCAAAATGCATTCTCGGCCTGCTAACATAACCATCTGAATAGGAAACAGGCAAATCAGCCCGTCTTACAACTCTGCCCCACATCCTGACCAGATCAAGATGGGACGAGAACCGGGCAAGACCGGTTTTGGAGTAACGTATCCTTAATACAGCATAAGGTTCCTTCGATTGTTCAGCAATTCCAGGCTCAGCAGCACCAGGCTCATCCAGCTCTGGTAAATTTCCATCGCATGCTCCGCATCCTGTGCAGCCCTGCTCCCTGCAATCAGGTGTGGTTGTCTCCTGAAAGTATTTCTCAAATTCAGAGACAAGATATTCACGCGAAACCCCGGTTGAAATAAAATCCCAGGGTAGTCGATCTCCAGGCTTTGACCCCTTGTGTACTCTTTCGAGAAGTTCGCTGTACTCATCAAGCAGTTCTTTCCAGATATCCCATCTGAAATTGTCTGTCCAGGCATCAAATCTGGCTCCTCTGAGTACGGCTTTCTCGAGCATGTCCGCTGATTCTCCGTCATCTCCGAGTGAAAGCAGCGCTTCCACAGAGGCGACTTTCGGGCTGTTCCAGCTTATAGATACCTTCCTCCCGCAAATTCTTCGAACAAGCCCGATTCTTCTCGATAGTTCCTCATCTGACATTTGAGAGGCCCACTGCAGCGGAGTATGCGCCTTGGGCACAAATGGAGACAGCGCTACTGTTACACTTTTCCGTGGATTGCGTCCGTATTTCCTGGCTATCCTGCCGATTTCTATTGCGATACTGCCAATAGCACTGACATCTTCCAGTGTTTCCTCTGGAAGACCAACCATAAAGTAAAGTTTTATTCCTTTGGCTCCTATTCTGAAGACCGTATCGGCAGCCTTCAGAATAACTTCATCTGCAAGCGGTTTGTTCATTTTCCTTCTGAGCGATTCACTTCCGGCCTCAGGAGCCATTGTTATTCTTCCGGTAATATTAGTACAATCCTCAAGTCTGCTGAGGGTATCCGGTCTTAGAGACGGTCTGCCAGGTGAAGCATGGTGTTTTGCGCAAATTGCATCCATTCCCGCAAGCAGCTCAGGAAGTCTTGAATAGTCAGAGAATGATAATGTAAGCAGTCCTGCCTTTTCCCATCCGGTACACTTTATAATCGAATCCATCAATTCGAGTATCTCCATAACAGGCCTTTCCCTCACCGGACGGTTCAATTGAGAGGCCTGGCAGAATCTGCATCCCCTGGTGCAGCCTCTGGCGATTTCCACAACAGCGCGGTCCTGAGATACTTTCGAAAGCGGGACAAGCTGCTTCACGGGAGCCCATTCCCTGCGAAGATCGCTGATTCTCTGCAGTTCAACAGGCTTTTTACCGATACACGGAATGAATACACCGGGAATGGAGCTTGCTCTTTCAAGACGGAAGGATCGTGATTCGGAGCCTGAAAGAATCTCAAAAAGCTCAACGGCTTTTTCTTCAATCTCTCCAAGAAAAACAACATCGGCAAAAGGCGCCAGCGGCAGAGGGTTGGCTATGCCTCCCCCTCCAAAGAGTATAACCGGTGAATTCTCTTCTCTTCCACTGCTTCTGAGAGAAACTCCCATCCTCCTGATCAGATGAAGAACATTTGTGTAAAGCGCTTCAGAAGGAATACCAAAACCTACTACTCTGCTATTCCGAACCGGGTCCCCGTTTTCAAGATCGGCCCAGTCAAGCCCTTCTCTGTCCAGAAGCTCATCCATATCAGGAGCGGGACTGAATGCGCGCCTTACATCGAACTTCCCGCTTTTGACAAGCATATGACGAAGTATTACAAGACCGAAATTCGACATCCCGAGTTCGTAAATATCAGGATAGACGAGCGTCACCCTTGGCTTATCCTTCAGGGAACACTCAAGGTTCCATTCCCCGCCGGTATATTGCTGAGGTCTTCTGATTTCAGGAAGAAATTTTTCGTATGGATGAACGTATGAACTCAAGCCTGATCCAGCAGATTAATGTTCTGAGAAACAGGATTCGCAAGCAAACCGTGATCCCGATAAGAAGTGACGGTCAGTGCAAGTGTTCTTTCCCTTGCTTCAGCCACGGAGGAACCTGAAGGATATCCGAGCCGCCAGAGAACTGAATACATCACTTTATCAATTTCATATTTATTGCGCCTGAGGATATCAGTCCAGTTCTCGGAGATGCTGTCTACCTTGTCGGTAACAAGCACTTCAGTCCAGACAAGTTCTTCATCCCCGGAATGGAGAGTACCGCTTCCGCCCGAAAAGCTCCAGGACTGCTTGTTGGGATTTACGATATCATGAAAATGTGACACTACTTTTTCAACAGTTCTCTTTCCATCCAGGGGTCTGATGAACCGCCAGTAATCGTATCTTTCCAGCCTGCCCGGACATGTGTCCGGATTGATTCGCTTCAATGTCGACAGGGCGGTCATAGCCGCGGGATCAGGCGCCTTCAGTCTGACTTCTATCGAAACATCTGTCATTAATCCTCCCTGGATATGAGCTCGAAATAATCAGCAAGGCTTCTGAAGAACAGCGCTCCGGGTCCTTTCGATGCGGCAATCGCAGGGTCATGGTTCAGGGAGGTTCGGCGGTCACCCCAGGTTCCGGGGATCCACGGTGGAATCTGCCACATCCAGAACGCTCTTTCAGGGTGGGGCATCATGGCAAGAACATTGCCCTCCTTATTCATAATTCCCGCAAGATTCATGAATGAACCGTTGGGATTTACAGGATAATCAGCGATTTCAACTCCGTTCTCATCACAATATGTAAGCGCCATGCATTCGCTTACTCGATGATTATCCTTTTCCGCAAAAACGAATCTTCCCTCAGCGTGCGCGATCGGAACAGGAATAGGATTGTTTCCAATCATTCGAAGCCATGGCGAGATTTTCAATGCTCTTTTTTTCACGCGGAGGAACACCCATCGGCTCAGATAGCCGCTGCGGCCGCTTATATGATTTGCCGCCAGAGCTGACTCTATTCTTCCATTTTCCCATCCGGGTACAAGACCGCTCTCAACAAGTATCTGCGCGCCGTTGCAGATGCCTAGAACCGGTTTACCGGACAGTGCTTCGTTGAAAACCAGATCCATGATCTCTTCTTTCGCGCCGACAGCTCCGGCTCTTACTCTGTCCTGGAAAGAGAATCCGCCTGGCAGAATGAACGCGTCAGGGCTGGAATCCGAAAGCTCCTTCAACTGATTCCAACGAAATATCGCGGCATCCATTCCCGATTCCCGCACAACCGAAGCGGTTTCATACTCGCAATTCGATCCGGGAAACTGCAGAACAGCTACAAGAGGTTTGTTTGTCATTCAGACAGCTCCTCTCTCCAGATAATCCTGTCCAGCAGTGTACTGTACTCCTCCAGCACTTCTGAAAGGTTCAACTTCCAGATATCGGAGGAAATCGAGAAATCAGCTGTCACCCTTCCAATTACCGAGGTGAAGTCCGGCTTCACAGAAATGCTTTCCCAATCCTCAGATGACATTTCTATGAGATATCCTGGAGTTTCTGAATAGAGGAAAACGGGATCTGTGAAACCTTTACTGAGAATCACACCCTTCCTGGCATCCTTTCTTGTGGCCAGTGCCATCTCGACCGCAGCCATTGCAAGACCGCCTTCAGATATATCGTGAACCGATTGTGAGATTCCAGCTTCTGCGCAATCGAGCACAAATCGCGCCATCTCGTACTCGAGTTCTCCACGGAAAAGGGGAACCTTTCCGCCTGAATGTCCGAGACATGAACGATAGTAAAGACTTCCGCCAAACTCGTCCTCTCTCGGGCCAATCAGAACAATGACATTTCCCTGATTTTTCAGTGACATGTCGGTTGCTCTGGTGAAATCATCTATTCTCCCGAAAACCGCTACGATCGGGGATGGTGGAATCGATCCGCCCGACAATGACTGATTGTAAAAACTCACATTACCCGATACAATGGGAAGCGGATGTTCACGACCGCTTTCAAGCCCCAGATTTCTGCAGGCATGAGCGATTCCTTCAACGCCCCGGCAGAACTGCCAGAACACATCTGGTTTCTCCGGATTGCCGTAATTCAGGCAGTCCGTGGCAGCAATCGGAACAGCTCCTGTCGCTACAACATTTCTGACTGCCTCACCGACAGCATGCGCTCCCGCAAGAAACGGTTCGAGCTGACCGAACCAGGGATTTCCATCACCTGAAACCGCAAGTCCCGCTTTGCATCCTTTAATCGGAACAGTCACACAGGCATCAGCTTCTCCTGGTCTGAAATGAGTTGTTCCCTGAACCTCGCTGTCGTAATAACTCCATATTGGCGATCTGCTTGCTCCATCATGCGAAAGCAGCATCTTCCTCAGATCGGAAGGAGGATCAACAGGGCGA containing:
- a CDS encoding S8 family serine peptidase, which produces MKGDEVIHPIVVLMTLLAFFGSAPQQGASPAGILQYLSELDTDKRQRELLLYDSGYEQLLSGSGVLEGAPVLSQLNLFSIVEIRVWQPLTPANLSILDRSGFWPAGWSPENDIFAAIVTGEPDIDLLRSSEFIRSIKPWNTAHYSNDQEPSNWSGYFLLRILGERLPAGGEWIRQDLARVPGASTDFKNLCEFPGVVEVSWEIRSNPESAQFRADDSRRLIGCPNVWEYYQGEGTIVGVLDTGVWSEHPDLSPAVISGPPDQDGHGTAVCGVISSRGQVSLGCEFNGRGAAYNGSLFVLERPSGMTPSQLDGFFSQFQTAGCEIINNSWGFTSSGYDEFCEIVDTWVNDRDMVLVFSAGNQGGSGTITSPGNAKNCITVGAVTYIPDEDGNCYLAAYSSQGPTQGDQRLKPDILAPGGEFSGSTMLDGVVSTNAMYNGQWLDDPENRWPGVSSYTRRAGTSMAAAHVSGAIALCFEKYGDLVHPEDIAALLAASSIPLAGNTGSPLSGYATTGYGYGLLDAFHLPGVYFSEEVDRVLWVYETYIEGQLYREWTFYIPSTTLSLSSAMAYSDVPGASIGNDLDFSLISPDEVTYNYTLPAGVTGESPLEKICIENPQSGAWRARIVAESWSDPGNPFEEEDYSLVVYTYSRTPDVRVLSPVDTTIYAAPGAELRLPLSVKNDGGYIAVGTWGSIEAPSGFSGEVSVPRYMGNLVYRNAVSVDTFTIETPDQPGTYDLLARVAAANLGLQPDSSIFQVVLAYPDLTVSSPSPDLSPPFFVGQTVMFSVVVTNQGQGPAGGCELVLYLEEDPDSTSNPLISFMVPPLQGGETQSYSAPVTFSYFDMGIRYMIAVIDAEDQIEESSESNNRSVYGPFSIEGILAPPEYLTAESGNNGFIPLNWSAPSAESSGTGSKGLFGYQIYRSLSPLGPDPDPIVSLSANDTSYVDSLVSNGVTYYYWATTLYENPYGESDYSNMASATPQGPSGSLSGEVWDVHTGQRLRDVSVSVVEMGLEQFSDSEGLYSFENVPVGPVPIRAEKSGYITVTDTVSIYEDEMTIHDFPMLRDYGQGMNVIPNPFTPNGDGINDVANFIWPGADGDQLSVTIYSLEGIPIVTIEGEEPSWDGRDDGGGIVSGGIYVYMAWTGNTRMSGVVCVAR
- the folD gene encoding bifunctional methylenetetrahydrofolate dehydrogenase/methenyltetrahydrofolate cyclohydrolase FolD, which encodes MILSGKAFAKTVRKNLAEEISQIDGRPPGLAVIIVGDNPASQVYVSMKKKACEKAGLISRIVHLDEAVTQNELLREIENLNQDSSIDGILCQLPLPEHISDEKVASSILSSKDVDGFHPVNVGRLWRGEDGLFPCTPVGIIALLKHSEIQIDGVNAVIVGRSNIVGKPMAALLLREHATVTIAHSHTPDLPGLCRQADILIAAVGKPHFINSEFVKPGSTLIDVGITRTSEGLRGDVDFEQVKDICGAITPVPGGVGPLTIAFLLSNTVKAWKRNR
- the rplU gene encoding 50S ribosomal protein L21, which encodes MYAIIETGGLQFRVEPGMKLNVPKINSEEGSTVKLDKVLLLAEDSDIEIGTPVVKDASVEANVLEHGRGGKIIVYKRKRRKGYERTQGHRQDYTRIEIKTISKG
- a CDS encoding Rne/Rng family ribonuclease, producing MKIDFIINSHPEVTRIAILEDEKLMELIVEGGNERRQVGNVYLGKVNAVLPGMQAAFVDIGMERSAFLHVSDIRTSATDTGKFAKSLASGTPLVTKEVNDSIEKVLRKGQDILVQVTKEPIGTKGARVSTRISIAGRYIVSMPGESVTGVSRKITDRRERGRLRKIVSSVIIPGYGIIARTAGISHDEKAFRSDMSRIIDRWREVGQLALKSKAPALLHQEHDVITMTMRDLVTSDTNSIVTDSKQVARDARKYLKTFANSMMGKVKYYRGKNPIYDHFNIEQEITGIMAREVPLKSGGSLVIEHTEALVAIDVNTKRYVGRKKQENTILKTNMEAAREVARQLRLRDLGGIIVIDFIDMDIAEHRDKVLNTLRSELGRDRSPTKTCQVSSLGLVEMTRKRVRPSVFQSLSEPCSNCGGTGRVLSIVSTATQLERFIERASMKKKHKNLVISVHPDIAAYLHENDGKRMDHIASISQLGIEFREDNQIRVDEFRVYSIDMHEEITELYGHSEKS
- a CDS encoding TIGR03936 family radical SAM-associated protein, with amino-acid sequence MSSYVHPYEKFLPEIRRPQQYTGGEWNLECSLKDKPRVTLVYPDIYELGMSNFGLVILRHMLVKSGKFDVRRAFSPAPDMDELLDREGLDWADLENGDPVRNSRVVGFGIPSEALYTNVLHLIRRMGVSLRSSGREENSPVILFGGGGIANPLPLAPFADVVFLGEIEEKAVELFEILSGSESRSFRLERASSIPGVFIPCIGKKPVELQRISDLRREWAPVKQLVPLSKVSQDRAVVEIARGCTRGCRFCQASQLNRPVRERPVMEILELMDSIIKCTGWEKAGLLTLSFSDYSRLPELLAGMDAICAKHHASPGRPSLRPDTLSRLEDCTNITGRITMAPEAGSESLRRKMNKPLADEVILKAADTVFRIGAKGIKLYFMVGLPEETLEDVSAIGSIAIEIGRIARKYGRNPRKSVTVALSPFVPKAHTPLQWASQMSDEELSRRIGLVRRICGRKVSISWNSPKVASVEALLSLGDDGESADMLEKAVLRGARFDAWTDNFRWDIWKELLDEYSELLERVHKGSKPGDRLPWDFISTGVSREYLVSEFEKYFQETTTPDCREQGCTGCGACDGNLPELDEPGAAEPGIAEQSKEPYAVLRIRYSKTGLARFSSHLDLVRMWGRVVRRADLPVSYSDGYVSRPRMHFGSALPLGMESVAEYVDIQLEEKPLEEPRKLLERVLPDGFRIEEIWFIRISDSDPDANTVAAGYVAQSGDMEWTPDIASKIAASLQEMDPVLSAEVKNNCFVELVTVTGSKESRPDLLLNRILDSPARIRRTNVYVTLDDRKLLRSHSKDLEKIFFEN
- the purQ gene encoding phosphoribosylformylglycinamidine synthase I produces the protein MTNKPLVAVLQFPGSNCEYETASVVRESGMDAAIFRWNQLKELSDSSPDAFILPGGFSFQDRVRAGAVGAKEEIMDLVFNEALSGKPVLGICNGAQILVESGLVPGWENGRIESALAANHISGRSGYLSRWVFLRVKKRALKISPWLRMIGNNPIPVPIAHAEGRFVFAEKDNHRVSECMALTYCDENGVEIADYPVNPNGSFMNLAGIMNKEGNVLAMMPHPERAFWMWQIPPWIPGTWGDRRTSLNHDPAIAASKGPGALFFRSLADYFELISRED